From the Leptolyngbya sp. O-77 genome, one window contains:
- a CDS encoding PP2C family protein-serine/threonine phosphatase, whose amino-acid sequence MTTVPVPRQPSQSPDLPGGTPAPDITPVFALKELVSRLNREHNKVQDLLSSLGFALRSFTNLNQFLELTPLIASRVTDADGGALILFRPNGQLRLERIHCQDGRNCQTIRKALETATLQLTASPPTGGTTLVPSADLTASLDYQVNRYLGADVQMFGTAILSKNEERGRLYVFSYDPNYEWTETRQKLVRLVADQTAVAIATDELTVELRKKERLDRELEIGEEIQRQLLPRQCPQIEGLELAARCKNANRVGGDYYDFIPVNYDQVRAKKGTLSHCNRWSITIGDVMGKGVPAGLIMTMLRGMLRAEVLNGHQPSRILQHLNHVMYADLENSNRFVTLFYSEYNTETQVLSYSNAAHNPPLLWQAATGKITRLDTLGMLIGLDVDTQYFDAQVQLAPGDTVIYFTDGFTDAASANGDRYDEENLVKDVEYACQAYSSPQEILEYLFGQVQQFVGEGRNANDDMTLIVMRVRPE is encoded by the coding sequence ATGACCACCGTTCCCGTTCCACGACAGCCTTCACAATCGCCTGATTTGCCTGGCGGCACGCCCGCGCCAGACATCACGCCCGTGTTTGCGCTGAAGGAACTCGTGTCTCGGCTAAACCGGGAGCATAACAAGGTTCAGGATCTACTGAGTTCTCTGGGGTTTGCGCTGCGAAGCTTCACCAACCTCAATCAGTTTTTAGAGCTGACCCCGCTGATTGCCAGTCGTGTGACCGATGCCGACGGGGGGGCCCTAATCCTATTCCGCCCCAATGGGCAATTGCGCCTTGAGCGGATTCACTGCCAAGATGGGCGCAATTGTCAAACCATTCGCAAGGCGCTGGAAACGGCTACCTTGCAGCTTACGGCTTCACCCCCGACGGGGGGAACGACACTGGTTCCATCGGCTGATTTGACGGCATCCCTCGACTATCAGGTGAATCGCTACCTGGGGGCAGACGTGCAGATGTTTGGCACGGCAATTTTGTCTAAAAACGAGGAGCGGGGGCGGCTCTATGTCTTCAGCTATGACCCAAACTATGAGTGGACAGAGACGCGGCAGAAGCTAGTGAGGCTGGTGGCGGATCAGACTGCGGTGGCGATCGCCACAGATGAACTCACTGTCGAACTCCGCAAAAAAGAGCGCCTGGATCGAGAGCTAGAAATTGGCGAAGAAATCCAGCGGCAGCTTTTGCCCCGCCAGTGCCCCCAAATTGAGGGACTGGAATTGGCAGCCCGCTGCAAAAATGCCAACCGCGTCGGCGGCGACTATTACGACTTCATCCCGGTGAACTATGACCAGGTACGCGCCAAAAAAGGCACGCTGAGCCACTGCAACCGCTGGAGCATCACCATCGGCGACGTGATGGGCAAGGGCGTTCCGGCAGGGCTGATCATGACCATGCTGCGGGGAATGTTGCGGGCAGAAGTGCTAAACGGACACCAGCCCTCGCGGATTTTGCAGCACTTAAACCACGTCATGTACGCGGATTTAGAGAACTCTAACCGCTTTGTGACGCTGTTTTATTCCGAATACAACACCGAAACCCAGGTCTTGTCCTATAGCAACGCTGCCCACAACCCGCCGCTGCTGTGGCAAGCCGCGACAGGCAAAATTACCCGGCTAGACACGCTGGGAATGCTGATTGGGCTGGATGTGGATACGCAGTATTTCGACGCGCAGGTGCAGTTGGCTCCGGGTGATACAGTCATTTATTTCACCGATGGATTTACGGATGCGGCTAGCGCGAATGGCGATCGCTACGATGAAGAAAACTTGGTGAAAGATGTTGAATATGCCTGCCAAGCCTACAGCAGCCCACAGGAAATTCTGGAGTATTTATTTGGGCAAGTCCAGCAGTTTGTCGGAGAAGGGCGCAATGCCAACGACGACATGACGCTGATTGTCATGCGAGTCAGGCCCGAATAG